A genomic window from Lotus japonicus ecotype B-129 chromosome 1, LjGifu_v1.2 includes:
- the LOC130729299 gene encoding disease resistance protein RUN1-like: MVGIWGMGGLGKTTTAKAIFNQIHRKFMCTSFIENIREVCENDSRGHMHLQEQLLSDVLKTKEKIHSIGRGTAMIKKILSGKRALVILDDVTTSEQLRALCGNREWFASGSVIIVTTRDVRLHNSLKADYVYTMKEMDEDESLELFSWHAFGEASPREDFNELSRRVVAYCGGLPLALEVLGSYLNEREEIEWESVLSKLERIPNDQVQQKLRISYDGLKDELEKDIFLDICCFFVGKDRAYVTDILNGCGLYADIGITLLIERSLLQVEKNNKLGMHDLVRDMGRAIVRESSTKDLGKRSRLWFHEDVHDVLTKNTGTETVEGLILKLQSTSRVCFSTNAFKEMRKLRLLQLECVDLTGDYRHLSHELKWVYWKGFTSTYIPDHFYLGNLVVLELKYSSVKQVWKETKLLEKLKILDLSHSWYLENTPDFSKLPNLEKLILKDCSSLFELHHTIGDLSNLLLINLEGCTSLNNLPGKTYQLKSVKTLIISGCSKIDKLEEDIAQMESLTTLIAKDTAIKEVPYSILGLKSIGYISLCGYEGLSRDVFPSLLRSWISPTMNPLSHIPLFAAMSLPLVSMDIQNYSSGNSSSWLSSLSKLRSVWIQCHSEIQLAQESRRILDDQYDVNSMDLEASSSSSSSYASQISDFSLKSLLIRLGSCYTVIDTLASSISQGSTTNASSNFFLPGGDDPYWLAYKGEGPSVHFQVPEDRDCCLKGIVLCVVYSSTPENMATECLTSVMINNHTKFTIQIYKQGTVMSFNDEDWESVKSNLDPGDDTEIVVSFGRGLTVKETAVYLIYAQSIIMEIEPSITVEVEFEPSANEKMEPSSEVNMQPSPDLKMEPSPKPTKNIFTRIAKRIGKCSCLNQN; this comes from the exons ATGGTAGGAATCTGGGGAATGGGAGGGTTGGGTAAAACAACCACAGCCAAAGCCATCTTCAATCAAATCCATCGCAAATTCATGTGTACAAGTTTCATTGAAAACATTAGAGAAGTTTGTGAGAATGATAGTAGAGGGCATATGCATTTGCAAGAGCAACTTCTTTCTGATGTCCTGAAAACTAAGGAGAAGATACATAGTATTGGGAGAGGGACAGCTATGATTAAGAAAATACTTTCTGGAAAAAGGGCTCTGGTTATACTTGATGATGTGACCACATCTGAGCAATTGAGAGCCTTGTGTGGAAATCGCGAATGGTTTGCATCAGGAAGTGTGATAATTGTTACAACCAGAGATGTGCGATTACACAATTCACTTAAAGCTGACTATGTGTACACAATGAAGGAAATGGATGAAGATGAGTCGCTTGAGCTTTTCAGTTGGCATGCTTTTGGAGAAGCTAGTCCAAGAGAAGATTTCAATGAACTATCCAGAAGAGTAGTTGCTTACTGCGGAGGGTTACCTCTAGCTCTTGAAGTCCTTGGATCTTACTTAAATGAGAGGGAGGAAATAGAATGGGAAAGTGTATTGTCAAAACTAGAGAGAATTCCCAATGATCAAGTGCAACAGAAACTCAGAATAAGTTATGATGGTTTAAAGGATGAGCTGGAAAAGGATATATTTCTTGACATATGTTGTTTCTTTGTTGGTAAAGACAGAGCCTATGTTACAGATATATTAAATGGCTGTGGACTTTATGCTGATATTGGAATAACTCTCCTCATAGAGAGGAGCCTCCTTCAGGTTGAAAAGAATAACAAGCTTGGAATGCATGATCTTGTTCGAGATATGGGAAGAGCAATTGTTCGTGAAAGTTCGACGAAAGATCTTGGGAAGCGTAGTCGGTTGTGGTTTCATGAGGATGTCCATGATGTTTTGACCAAAAATACG GGAACAGAAACTGTTGAGGGATTGATTTTGAAGTTGCAAAGCACCAGCAGAGTTTGCTTCAGTACTAACGCTTTCAAGGAAATGAGAAAACTTAGACTTTTACAACTTGAATGTGTTGACCTCACTGGAGATTACCGGCATCTGTCCCATGAACTGAAATGGGTCTATTGGAAAGGATTTACTTCCACATATATACCTGATCATTTTTATCTGGGAAATCTAGTTGTTTTAGAGTTAAAGTACAGCAGTGTTAAACAAGTCTGGAAGGAAACCAAG CTGCTGGAGAAGCTAAAAATTCTCGATCTCAGTCATTCCTGGTACTTGGAAAACACCCCTGATTTTTCAAAACTACCGAATCTAGAAAAGCTCATTCTAAAGGATTGTTCAAGTTTGTTCGAGCTACACCATACCATCGGAGATCTCAGCAATCTTCTTCTAATAAATTTGGAGGGCTGTACAAGCCTTAACAATCTCCCAGGGAAGACCTATCAGTTAAAGTCAGTGAAAACTCTCATCATTTCGGGTTGTTCAAAAATTGACAAGTTGGAAGAAGATATAGCGCAGATGGAATCCTTGACAACACTCATTGCAAAAGATACGGCTATAAAGGAAGTGCCCTATTCAATACTAGGATTGAAAAGCATAGGGTACATATCTCTTTGTGGATATGAAGGATTATCACGTGATGTTTTTCCTTCTCTCTTGCGGTCTTGGATTTCACCAACAATGAATCCCCTATCCCATATTCCCCTATTTGCGGCCATGTCATTGCCTCTAGTTTCTATGGATATACAGAATTATAGTTCAGGCAATTCATCTTCATGGCTTAGCAGCCTATCAAAACTTAGAAGTGTTTGGATACAATGTCACTCGGAGATTCAACTAGCTCAAGAGTCAAGAAGAATTCTTGATGATCAATATGATGTAAACTCTATGGACTTGgaagcatcatcatcatcatcatcatcatatgcATCACAAATCTCAGATTTTTCCTTGAAATCACTTTTGATTAGATTGGGAAGTTGCTACACAGTCATTGATACTCTTGCCAGCAGCATATCACAG GGATCAACAACCAACGCTTCTAGTAATTTTTTCCTTCCGGGTGGTGATGATCCTTATTGGTTAGCCTATAAAGGTGAAGGACCTTCAGTACATTTTCAAGTTCCAGAGGATCGTGATTGTTGCTTGAAGGGAATAGTTTTATGTGTTGTTTATTCATCAACACCTGAAAATATGGCAACGGAATGTCTTACAAGTGTCATGATAAATAATCACACAAAATTCACCATTCAAATCTACAAGCAAGGTACTGTAATGTCCTTTAATGATGAAGATTGGGAGAGTGTAAAATCAAATCTTGATCCTGGTGACGATACCGAGattgttgtttcttttgggCGTGGATTGACTGTTAAGGAGACAGCTGTGTATCTAATATATGCTCAGTCAATCATTATGGAAATTGAGCCATCAATTACTGTGGAAGTTGAATTTGAGCCATCAGCTAATGAGAAAATGGAGCCATCATCTGAAGTGAACATGCAGCCATCACCTGACTTGAAAATGGAGCCATCACCAAAGCCAActaaaaatatctttacaagAATTGCAAAGAGAATTGGAAAATGTTCATGCTTGAACCAGAATTGA
- the LOC130729298 gene encoding putative respiratory burst oxidase homolog protein H isoform X1: MKDSTVAMVGDQRIQNERESAKFSLQRKEGQHESSKWILESIEIDPIGEVVSKPDHASNEGMVVKAPNEVSFLRNGSNVRSRNGFQEKGNKMVRLQSGAARGLKGLRFLDRTVTGKEDDAWRSIEKRFAQHAVEGKLSKDKFAACMGMGAESKDFAGELYEALARRRKIYAENGITLDEVRVFWEDMTNKDLESRLQVFFDMCDKNGDGRLSEEEVMEVILLSASANKLGNLKQHAAEYAALIMEELDPDHQGYIEMWQLETLLREMVSTEDVTKKLCTKTQTLTKAMIPRKYRTPVSKFLSSTADFVMDKWKKLWVFTLWLAINLGLFIWKFRQYREKGAFEVMGYCVCFAKGAAETLKFNMALIVLTMCRRTLTKLRGTFLSRIIPFDDNINFHKCIAVAVVIGTLIHVLMHVTCDFPRLITCPSNKFMTILGPGFDYQQPDYLTLVKGVAGLTGIFMVLIMAFTFTLATHYFRKNVVNLPSPLHSLAGFNAFWYAHHLLILVYILLVIHGYFLYLTKDWHKKTTWMYLAVPLVLYAFERIHPFFKSKDHRVSIIKAIIYTGNVLALYMTKPSGFKYKSGMYIFVKCPDISSFEWHPFSITSAPGDDYLSVHIRTLGDWTSELKNMFAKVCEPQSAAARKGSLVRMETRANSSYDPSMPSITYPKILIKGPYGAPAQNYKHYDVLLLIGLGIGATPMISILKDLLNHMKTGSPEERSPMAESFHSNRSVEEDKKFPERAYFYWVTREQASFDWFKGVMNDIAEYDNDGIIEMHNYLTSVYEEGDARSALIAMIQKLQHAKNGVDVVSESRIRTHFARPNWKKVFSQLASAHPNSRIGVFYCGSPTLTKTLKSLCQETSLNSSTRFQFHKENF; the protein is encoded by the exons ATGAAGGATTCCACAGTAGCAATGGTGGGTGATCAAAGGATTCAAAATGAGCGTGAAAGTGCCAAGTTTTCGTTACAGA GAAAAGAAGGCCAACATGAATCATCAAAATGGATTCTTGAGAGCATTGAGATTGATCCCATTGGGGAGGTGGTTTCTAAACCTGATCATGCATCCAATGAAGGAATGGTGGTAAAAGCTCCCAATGAGGTTTCATTTCTCAGAAATGGAAGCAATGTTAGGAGCAGGAATGGTTTTCAGGAGAAAGGCAACAAGATGGTGAGGCTGCAATCAGGAGCAGCCAGAGGGCTTAAGGGTTTACGGTTCCTCGATAGAACGGTCACAGGGAAAGAAGATGATGCATGGAGGTCTATTGAGAAGCGCTTTGCTCAACATGCAGTTGAAGGGAAGCTCTCAAAAGACAAATTTGCAGCCTGCATGG GCATGGGGgcagagtcaaaggattttGCTGGGGAACTCTATGAAGCCTTGGCAAGGCGGAGGAAAATTTATGCAGAAAATGGGATTACTCTGGATGAAGTTAGAGTATTCTGGGAGGACATGACTAACAAAGATCTCGAATCCAGACTACAAGTGTTCTTTGACAT GTGTGACAAGAACGGAGATGGTAGGCTATCAGAGGAAGAAGTCATGGAG GTTATATTGTTGAGTGCCTCAGCAAATAAGTTAGGAAATCTCAAACAGCATGCTGCTGAATATGCAGCTTTGATCATGGAAGAGCTTGATCCGGATCATCAAGGATACATAGAG ATGTGGCAGCTAGAAACTCTGCTAAGGGAAATGGTTAGTACTGAAGATGTCACAAAAAAACTTTGTACTAAAACCCAAACTTTAACTAAAGCTATGATACCAAGAAAGTATAGAACTCCCGTTAGCAAATTTCTCTCTTCAACCGCAGATTTTGTGATGGATAAATGGAAAAAATTATGGGTTTTCACACTTTGGTTGGCAATAAACTTGGGGCTTTTCATTTGGAAGTTTCGCCAATATCGTGAAAAAGGAGCGTTTGAAGTCATGGGTTATTGTGTCTGTTTTGCAAAGGGTGCTGCTGAGACACTCAAGTTCAACATGGCTCTAATTGTGCTAACCATGTGCAGAAGAACCCTTACAAAGCTAAGAGGAACTTTTCTTAGTAGAATCATCCCGTTCGATGACAACATAAACTTCCACAAGTGTATTGCTGTTGCTGTAGTTATAGGGACTTTGATTCATGTACTAATGCATGTCACTTGTGATTTTCCAAGATTAATAACGTGCCCGTCGAATAAGTTCATGACGATTCTTGGGCCAGGTTTTGATTATCAGCAGCCTGATTACCTTACCCTTGTTAAAGGCGTTGCTGGTTTAACTGGAATTTTTATGGTCTTGATTATGGCCTTCACGTTCACTCTAGCAACGCATTATTTCAGAAAAAATGTTGTCAATTTACCGTCCCCGCTGCATAGTTTGGCCGGATTCAATGCCTTCTGGTATGCACATCATTTGCTTATTCTGGTTTACATACTCCTGGTCATACATGGCTACTTTCTCTATCTCACCAAGGATTGGCATAAGAAAACG ACTTGGATGTATCTTGCAGTTCCTCTTGTGCTCTATGCTTTTGAGAGAATTCATCCATTTTTTAAGAGTAAAGATCACCGAGTGAGCATCATTAAG GCAATAATATACACAGGAAATGTTCTAGCACTCTACATGACCAAACCCTCAGGATTCAAGTATAAAAGTGGAATGTACATTTTTGTAAAGTGTCCAGATATATCTAGTTTTGAATG GCACCCTTTCTCCATCACCTCTGCACCTGGAGATGACTACTTGAGTGTCCatataagaaccttgggagattGGACTTCAGAACTCAAAAACATGTTTGCAAAG GTTTGTGAGCCTCAGAGTGCAGCAGCAAGAAAGGGAAGCCTTGTGAGAATGGAAACTAGAGCAAATTCAAGCTATGACCCTTCAATGCCAAG CATTACATATCCAAAAATCCTCATCAAAGGACCCTATGGAGCCCCAGCACAAAACTACAAGCATTATGATGTCCTCTTGCTTATAGGTCTAGGAATCGGGGCAACACCGATGATCAGTATTTTGAAAGATCTCCTGAACCACATGAAGACAGGAAGTCCTGAAGAA AGAAGTCCTATGGCGGAATCCTTCCATAGCAATCGCTCGGTGGAGGAAGATAAAAAATTTCCTGAAAGAGCATATTTTTATTGGGTGACAAGGGAGCAGGCTTCATTTGACTGGTTCAAAGGTGTCATGAATGATATTGCTGAATATGACAATGAT GGTATTATAGAAATGCACAACTATCTGACTAGTGTGTATGAGGAAGGTGATGCACGGTCTGCTCTTATTGCCATGATTCAGAAGCTGCAACATGCTAAAAATGGAGTTGATGTAGTTTCCGAAAGCCGG ATACGAACTCATTTTGCAAGACCCAACTGGAAAAAAGTCTTCTCTCAATTAGCTAGTGCACATCCAAATTCTCGGATAg GGGTATTCTACTGTGGAAGTCCTACTCTTACAAAAACATTGAAGAGCCTTTGTCAAGAGACCAGCCTAAACTCATCTACACGCTTTCAATTTCACAAGGAGAACTTCTAA
- the LOC130729298 gene encoding putative respiratory burst oxidase homolog protein H isoform X2, which translates to MGAESKDFAGELYEALARRRKIYAENGITLDEVRVFWEDMTNKDLESRLQVFFDMCDKNGDGRLSEEEVMEVILLSASANKLGNLKQHAAEYAALIMEELDPDHQGYIEMWQLETLLREMVSTEDVTKKLCTKTQTLTKAMIPRKYRTPVSKFLSSTADFVMDKWKKLWVFTLWLAINLGLFIWKFRQYREKGAFEVMGYCVCFAKGAAETLKFNMALIVLTMCRRTLTKLRGTFLSRIIPFDDNINFHKCIAVAVVIGTLIHVLMHVTCDFPRLITCPSNKFMTILGPGFDYQQPDYLTLVKGVAGLTGIFMVLIMAFTFTLATHYFRKNVVNLPSPLHSLAGFNAFWYAHHLLILVYILLVIHGYFLYLTKDWHKKTTWMYLAVPLVLYAFERIHPFFKSKDHRVSIIKAIIYTGNVLALYMTKPSGFKYKSGMYIFVKCPDISSFEWHPFSITSAPGDDYLSVHIRTLGDWTSELKNMFAKVCEPQSAAARKGSLVRMETRANSSYDPSMPSITYPKILIKGPYGAPAQNYKHYDVLLLIGLGIGATPMISILKDLLNHMKTGSPEERSPMAESFHSNRSVEEDKKFPERAYFYWVTREQASFDWFKGVMNDIAEYDNDGIIEMHNYLTSVYEEGDARSALIAMIQKLQHAKNGVDVVSESRIRTHFARPNWKKVFSQLASAHPNSRIGVFYCGSPTLTKTLKSLCQETSLNSSTRFQFHKENF; encoded by the exons ATGGGGgcagagtcaaaggattttGCTGGGGAACTCTATGAAGCCTTGGCAAGGCGGAGGAAAATTTATGCAGAAAATGGGATTACTCTGGATGAAGTTAGAGTATTCTGGGAGGACATGACTAACAAAGATCTCGAATCCAGACTACAAGTGTTCTTTGACAT GTGTGACAAGAACGGAGATGGTAGGCTATCAGAGGAAGAAGTCATGGAG GTTATATTGTTGAGTGCCTCAGCAAATAAGTTAGGAAATCTCAAACAGCATGCTGCTGAATATGCAGCTTTGATCATGGAAGAGCTTGATCCGGATCATCAAGGATACATAGAG ATGTGGCAGCTAGAAACTCTGCTAAGGGAAATGGTTAGTACTGAAGATGTCACAAAAAAACTTTGTACTAAAACCCAAACTTTAACTAAAGCTATGATACCAAGAAAGTATAGAACTCCCGTTAGCAAATTTCTCTCTTCAACCGCAGATTTTGTGATGGATAAATGGAAAAAATTATGGGTTTTCACACTTTGGTTGGCAATAAACTTGGGGCTTTTCATTTGGAAGTTTCGCCAATATCGTGAAAAAGGAGCGTTTGAAGTCATGGGTTATTGTGTCTGTTTTGCAAAGGGTGCTGCTGAGACACTCAAGTTCAACATGGCTCTAATTGTGCTAACCATGTGCAGAAGAACCCTTACAAAGCTAAGAGGAACTTTTCTTAGTAGAATCATCCCGTTCGATGACAACATAAACTTCCACAAGTGTATTGCTGTTGCTGTAGTTATAGGGACTTTGATTCATGTACTAATGCATGTCACTTGTGATTTTCCAAGATTAATAACGTGCCCGTCGAATAAGTTCATGACGATTCTTGGGCCAGGTTTTGATTATCAGCAGCCTGATTACCTTACCCTTGTTAAAGGCGTTGCTGGTTTAACTGGAATTTTTATGGTCTTGATTATGGCCTTCACGTTCACTCTAGCAACGCATTATTTCAGAAAAAATGTTGTCAATTTACCGTCCCCGCTGCATAGTTTGGCCGGATTCAATGCCTTCTGGTATGCACATCATTTGCTTATTCTGGTTTACATACTCCTGGTCATACATGGCTACTTTCTCTATCTCACCAAGGATTGGCATAAGAAAACG ACTTGGATGTATCTTGCAGTTCCTCTTGTGCTCTATGCTTTTGAGAGAATTCATCCATTTTTTAAGAGTAAAGATCACCGAGTGAGCATCATTAAG GCAATAATATACACAGGAAATGTTCTAGCACTCTACATGACCAAACCCTCAGGATTCAAGTATAAAAGTGGAATGTACATTTTTGTAAAGTGTCCAGATATATCTAGTTTTGAATG GCACCCTTTCTCCATCACCTCTGCACCTGGAGATGACTACTTGAGTGTCCatataagaaccttgggagattGGACTTCAGAACTCAAAAACATGTTTGCAAAG GTTTGTGAGCCTCAGAGTGCAGCAGCAAGAAAGGGAAGCCTTGTGAGAATGGAAACTAGAGCAAATTCAAGCTATGACCCTTCAATGCCAAG CATTACATATCCAAAAATCCTCATCAAAGGACCCTATGGAGCCCCAGCACAAAACTACAAGCATTATGATGTCCTCTTGCTTATAGGTCTAGGAATCGGGGCAACACCGATGATCAGTATTTTGAAAGATCTCCTGAACCACATGAAGACAGGAAGTCCTGAAGAA AGAAGTCCTATGGCGGAATCCTTCCATAGCAATCGCTCGGTGGAGGAAGATAAAAAATTTCCTGAAAGAGCATATTTTTATTGGGTGACAAGGGAGCAGGCTTCATTTGACTGGTTCAAAGGTGTCATGAATGATATTGCTGAATATGACAATGAT GGTATTATAGAAATGCACAACTATCTGACTAGTGTGTATGAGGAAGGTGATGCACGGTCTGCTCTTATTGCCATGATTCAGAAGCTGCAACATGCTAAAAATGGAGTTGATGTAGTTTCCGAAAGCCGG ATACGAACTCATTTTGCAAGACCCAACTGGAAAAAAGTCTTCTCTCAATTAGCTAGTGCACATCCAAATTCTCGGATAg GGGTATTCTACTGTGGAAGTCCTACTCTTACAAAAACATTGAAGAGCCTTTGTCAAGAGACCAGCCTAAACTCATCTACACGCTTTCAATTTCACAAGGAGAACTTCTAA
- the LOC130729300 gene encoding laccase-17-like, whose amino-acid sequence MGVPIPQSFAMPGMLLFSLFIFPQFAVGGITRHYHFDIMYQNVSRLCHTKHRVTVNGQFPGPRIVAREGDRLLIKVVNHVQNNISIHWHGIRQLRSGWADGPAYVTQCPIQTGQSYVYNYTIVGQRGTLFWHAHISWLRSTVYGAIIILPKHGAPYPFSKPYKEVPIIFGEWWNADTEAVITQALQSGGGPNVSDAYTMNGLPGPLYNCSAKDTFKLKVKPGKTYLLRLINAALNDELFFSIANHTLTVVEVDAIYVKPFETETILIAPGQTTNVLLKTKSHYPNATFFMNARPYATGQGTFDNSTVAGILEYEAPPHFLHSMNKISLYKPILPALNDTAFATNFSNRLRSLATSQFPANVPHKVDRRLFFTIGLGTSPCQSNQTCQGPNGTRFAASVNNVSFNLPTTTSLLQSHYSGQSNGVYSPNFPISPLIPFNYTGTPPNNTMVSNGTKLMVLPFNTSVEVVMQDTSILGAESHPLHLHGFNLFVVGQGFGNFDANKDPAKYNLVDPIERNTVGVPSGGWVAIRFLADNPGVWFMHCHLEVHTSWGLKMAWLVLDGKLPHQKLLPPPADLPKC is encoded by the exons ATGGGTGTTCCTATCCCTCAATCATTTGCAATGCCAGGAATGCTTCTATTTTCTTTGTTCATTTTCCCTCAGTTTGCAGTAGGGGGCATTACCAGGCACTACCATTTCGAT ATAATGTACCAAAATGTGTCACGACTATGCCACACAAAGCACAGGGTCACAGTAAATGGTCAGTTTCCTGGACCACGCATTGTAGCTAGAGAGGGTGATCGTCTTCTTATCAAAGTGGTGAACCATGTTCAGAACAACATCTCCATCCATTG GCATGGCATTAGACAGCTTCGGTCAGGTTGGGCTGATGGACCTGCATACGTGACTCAGTGCCCTATCCAAACAGGACAAAGTTATGTCTACAATTACACCATTGTAGGCCAGAGAGGCACTCTCTTTTGGCATGCACACATTTCTTGGTTAAGATCAACTGTGTATGGTGCCATCATCATTCTTCCTAAGCATGGAGCTCCATACCCTTTTTCCAAACCTTACAAGGAAGTCCCAATTATCTTTG GAGAATGGTGGAATGCAGATACTGAGGCAGTCATAACACAAGCATTGCAAAGTGGTGGAGGACCTAATGTATCTGATGCCTACACAATGAACGGACTTCCAGGGCCATTGTACAACTGCTCTGCTAAAG ACACATTCAAGCTAAAGGTGAAGCCTGGGAAGACATACCTTCTCCGTTTAATCAACGCAGCACTCAATGACGAACTCTTCTTCAGCATTGCAAATCATACCCTCACAGTTGTTGAAGTGGATGCAATTTATGTGAAACCATTTGAGACTGAAACTATTCTCATTGCCCCTGGACAAACCACCAATGTTCTACTCAAAACCAAATCCCACTACCCCAATGCCACATTCTTCATGAATGCTAGACCATATGCCACTGGCCAGGGCACTTTTGACAACTCAACTGTTGCTGGTATCCTAGAATATGAAGCTCCCCCACACTTTCTTCATTCAATGAACAAGATTTCACTCTATAAACCCATCCTCCCCGCCCTAAACGACACGGCTTTCGCAACGAACTTCTCCAATAGGCTCCGGAGCCTCGCAACGTCTCAATTTCCGGCTAACGTTCCCCATAAAGTCGATCGGCGCCTTTTCTTCACAATAGGCCTTGGTACAAGCCCCTGCCAGAGTAACCAAACTTGTCAAGGACCTAATGGAACAAGGTTTGCAGCATCAGTGAATAATGTATCTTTCAATCTCCCAACAACAACATCTCTTCTTCAATCTCACTACTCTGGTCAATCCAATGGAGTTTATTCCCCTAATTTTCCTATTAGTCCTTTGATTCCATTCAATTACACTGGAACTCCACCAAACAACACCATGGTGAGCAATGGGACAAAATTGATGGTCCTTCCGTTTAACACAAGTGTAGAAGTTGTGATGCAAGACACTAGTATTCTTGGTGCTGAGAGTCACCCTCTCCATTTGCATGGTTTTAACTTGTTTGTTGTGGGACAAGGATTTGGGAACTTTGATGCTAATAAGGACCCTGCAAAGTACAATCTTGTTGACCCAATTGAAAGAAACACTGTGGGAGTCCCTTCTGGTGGATGGGTAGCCATTCGTTTCTTAGCAGATAACCCAG GGGTATGGTTCATGCATTGTCATCTTGAAGTTCACACAAGCTGGGGCCTAAAGATGGCCTGGCTTGTTTTAGATGGAAAGCTTCCACATCAGAAACTGCTTCCACCACCAGCTGATCTTCCAAAGTGTTGA